The genome window CAGGAAAGACCAGCTCAAGGAAGCCCTGGACGGATGGATGAACGAAGGCGTCAAGAACGCGGCCCTCATCCTGGCCATCACCGGCGCGGGCGGCGCTTTCGGCAGGATGCTCAAGTCCTCGCCCCTGTCGGACTTCCTGGGCGCGAACCTATCCTCCCTGGAGCTGGGCATATTCCTGCCCTTCATCATCGCCTCCGCCATCAAGACGGCGCAAGGGTCGTCCACAGTGTCCATCATCACCACGGCGTCCATCATGGCCCCGCTCATGGCAAGCCTCGGCCTGGACCCGGCATACACGGTGCTGGCCATCGGTGCAGGAGCCATGACGGTTTCCCATGCCAACGACTCCTTCTTCTGGGTGGTTTCCCAGTTCTCGGGCATGGACACTCCCATGGCATATAAAACTTACACAACTGCCACCGCCATACTCGGTGTGACGACCATCCTGGCAGTTGCCCTGGTTTCCGTGATCTTCTAAACACAAAACACCCGGCGGGAAGGATGCACCTTCCCGCCGGGACAAAGCCCCCATCAACCGGAGCAGGAATGATCACTAGAATACGACTGAAAATAATGGAGCGGCTTGCATTCAACGCCTTTGCCCTCTCCAAATTTGAAACCGCGCTCAAGCATTTCGAATCCATATTGAGACTGGACGGCCAAAGAAAGGGAATCCGGCTCAACATGGGCCTGTCGCAGCTGTCCCTGAGACGATTCAACGAAGCGGTGGACAGCTTTCGGGAGGAACGAGAACGCCACGGAGACAGCCCGGCCCTGCGCAAAGGGATGGCAGAAGCCTTCTACCGCATGGGTGATCGGCTTTCGGCCCTCGAAGCATATGAACTGGCCGCGTCCCGCGAATCATCAGACAAGGACAGCCGTTTTTTTGCCATGCGCATATCCATCTGCGCTGCCCCAGAGCTGTTCCAACAGGCCATGCAAGCGCGATCACTCATGAAAGAGGGCGACAAGCTCATGCTGCAAAAGCGGTTCGAGGATGCGGAAGGTATTTTCAAGCAAGTGCACGACCTGGACGCCACGCATTTCCAGGCCTTGAACAATATCGGCGCCATACAGGTTTCCCGCAAGGACTACGATAACGCCAAAAAGAATTTTCTCAAGGCCGACGAACTTGTCGACCTGCCGGTGATCAAGCAAAACCTCGTGTACCTGAAGCACGTTCGGAACCAAGAAAAGCACTAGGATGAACAAGACATGAGAGAACATCTGGAAGCCATATTCGCCGCCGGCCTGGATCGCGTGAACCCGTACAAGATGATTACCAGGCACGTCAACGTGCAGAACGGACAGCTCATCGTTGCAATGGAAAACTATGAACGGAGCGTGAACCTGGACGATTACAATCGCATCCTTGTGCTCGGTGCAGGCAAGGCCTCCGCGCCCATGGCCAAGGCGTTCGAGGAAATCCTGGGGGATCGCATCGAAAAAGGGCTCGTATGCGTGAAGTACGGGCACACGGAACCGCTGGAACGTGTGGAGGTCGTGGAGGCCGGGCATCCCATCCCGGATGAGAACGGCGTTCACGCGGCCAAACGCATCGCCGATCTCGCGAGCGAAGCCGATGCCGAGACCCTGGTGATCAACTGCATTTCCGGCGGAGGCTCCGCCCTGCTGCCCTCCCCCATGGACGAACGCGTATCCGGCGGTCTGGCATCCCTCAGCCTGGTCGACAAGCAGCGGGTGACCGAAGCGCTGCTGCGCTGCGGAGCCGACATCACGGAGATCAACTGCGTACGGAAACATATATCGGGAATGAAGGGGGGCCGCCTGCTGCAGCTAATGCATCCGGCCCGAAGCCTCAACTTCATCCTTTCCGACGTCATCGGCGACGATCTCGGCAGTATCGCCTCGGGAGTCACCAGCCACGACGAAACCACGTTTTCCGACGCCCTCGCCATCATCGACCGCTACGAGCTGCGCGGAGACATCCCGGCCAATGTGCTCACGATCCTCGAGCTGGGCGCGCAGGGACGCATACCCGAGACCCCAGGGGCGGGAGACCCCGCCCTGGCAACAGCGGACAACATTCTCATCGGCACCAACCGCCAGGCCCTTCTCGCGGCGGCGGCCAGGGCCAGGGAACTGGGCTACCAGGTCCAGGCCCTCACTGCCCAGCTCGGCGGGGAAGCCCGGCACGTGGCCAAGGTGCTGGCCGACATAGCCAAGGACGCGACCAGCTGCGACATGTTCCTGAAAAAGCCCGTCTGTCTGATCACCGGCGGCGAATCCGTGGTCACCCTGCAGGGCAACGGCCGGGGCGGCAGGAACCAGGAAATGGCCCTTGCCTTTCTCCACGAACTGAGCCGCTGGCGGCACGGCAGGGACCAGGTCCACTTCCTGGCGGCTTCCACCGACGGCAACGACGGCCCCACGGACGCGGCAGGCGCCTTTGCCGACGAACGGGCGCTTTTGAGCTACCACGAACTTCAAGGCGAAACCATCCACGAGTCCCTGAAGAACAACGACTCCTACAATTTCTTCGAAAGGATCGGCGCGCTTTTCAAGACCGGCCCCACCAACACCAACGTCTGCGACCTGCAGATGGTGCTGATCGTCTAGCGGGCCTCTGCGCCTCTAACGGGGAGCGAATCAAAACGGCGCAGGAGACTCAGCCTCGAAGGAGTCGAAGGCAATGCGCTGATGGTGCAGATGCAGCCGCGCGTCCGCGTGGCTGCCGTAGAGTGCATCCCCGAGAATGGGGTGGCCCAGGGAGGCGAGGTGGGCGCGGATCTGGTGGCGGGCTCCCTTGCGGATCACGCAGCGCACCAGCGTGGTGTCCGATTCCATGCCGAACTCGATGGGCTCCACCTCGGTCCAGCGCCGTGCATCCGGGTCGTCCTCGTCCAGCACCCTGGTCTTCTTGCGCCCGGCCATGTCCAGCCGGTTCTTCACGGTCACGCTGTGCATAAGCCTGCCGTGCACCCGGGCGTAGTATTCCTTGGTTATCATCCCGGACTCCTCGCAGCGTCGATACCGGTCCACGGCCCCGGAATCCAGGGCGACCAGCACAATGCCCGAGGTGGGATTGTCCAGCCGGTTAAGCAGGACCGCCTCCCTTTCGGGAAACAGCCGTGGCAGAAGCGATTCCACGCTGAGGTTGTCGCGCCCGGCAATGGCGGCGCTGTGCACGCCTTCGGGCTTGTACACGGCGGCAAAGCCGCCGTCCTCCTTGAGCACGCGCACCTCCGGGGGCTCGTCCCTCCCCTCCTCCGTGTCGGGCGGGAGCACCTCCAGCAACTGGCCTGCCGAGACCCTGTAGGAGGACCTGCGCGGCGCTCCATCCACGTGAACCAGACCTTCGTCGCACATGCGCCGGCGCTGGCGCAGCCCGGCTTGGGGCAGCAGCGTTTCCAGGGCCTTGTCCAGGCGGGCTCCGTCCTGTTCGGAGGGGATGCGGGCAGCGGATTCGTCCATGGCCCGGATCATAGCCATCTGCAATCTATCCGCAAGTATTTAATCACTTTGACGCAGGAATGAAAAACTCATACACCATACGGACACACGAGAATGTCCGATGAACAGGAGGGCCTATGAGCTTTGACGTGCTGTGGATATCCCGCGACGAAATCGAATCCCTGAACATAAGCATGAACGACGTCATGAAGGCTGTCGAACGCGGCTTCACGGCACTGGGCGACAAGCAGGTGGAAATGCCCGCCAAGATCGGCGTGCACCCGCGTGAGGACTGCTTCATCCACGCCATGCCCTGCCATGTGGGCGGGGCCGTGGACCGCTGCGGCGTGAAGTGCGTCTCGGGCTACCCGCCCAACACGCCCAAGGGCCTGCCCTACATCTCGGGCATCATGCTCCTGGCCGACCCGGAAACGGGCCTGCCCCAGGCGGTCATGGACGCGGGCTGGATCACGGCCTGGCGCACGGGCGCGGCCTCGGGCGTCTACGCCAAGCACTTCGGCAGCCCGGACACGCGAACCGTGGCCATCATCGGGGCCGGGGTGCAGGGCCGGGTCAATCTCTTGGCCATGCGCGAGGTCTTCCCACAGCTCCGGCAGGTCAACATCTTCGACATTTCCGAAGCCCAGCTCGGCAACTTCCTCTTCGAAATGCAGCCAGAGTTGCCCGGGGCCGGCTTCCGTGTCTGTCAGGACATCCCCACGGCGGTCGCGGACGCGGACGTGATCATCACCTGCACGCCCATCGTGGAAAGCCCGAAACGGTTCATCACCCGGGACATGATCAAGCCCGAGGCCTTGTGCATTTCCGTGGACTACTGCTCGGCCTTTTCCGAAGACATCATGCGGGGGGCCGTCTTTGTCTGCGACAACCGCAACCAGTACGTCTGGACCCAGGAACAGGGCACCTACTTCCAAAACGGATACCCCCGGGCCGGCGACATCCACGCGGACATGGGCGAGATCTGCGCGGACCACAAGCAGGGCGTCCGCCAGGGCCTGCGCGGCGCGGTGCTCATGGGCATCGCCAGCCACGACGTCATGACCGCCTCGCTGATTTACGATCTGGCCACGGACAGGGGCCTCGGCACAACGGTGAAGCTGTAAATGGATATTCGCGGTATTTTCCTGGTCCTGTCCGCGGCCGTCATGTGGGGGCTCATCGGCGTGTTCACCAAGTTCATCCTGGCCGAAAACGTCACGGCCCTGGAGATCGCCTTCTGGCGGGCCATGTTCGCCTGGGTGCTTTTCCTGGCCCACGCAAAATACATGAAGGCCATCAAGGTGCAGCGCAGCGACCTGCCCGTGCTGCTCTCCTTCGGTCTGGTCTGCGTCACCGCCTTCTACGCCTCCTACCAGCTGGCCATCCGCGACGTGGGCGTGGCCCTGGCTGCGGTGCTGCTGTATACGGCCCCGGCCTGGGTGGCCTTCCTTTCCTGGCTGGTGCTGCGTGAAGCCATGAACGCGGCCAAGATCGCCTGCGTGTGCATGACCGTGGCGGGCGTGGCCTGCATCAGCCTGGGCCCGTCCCTGTTTTCCGGCAACCACATCGATTTCAGCATGTTCGGCTTTGCCATGGGCCTTGTCTCCGGCCTGACCTATGCCCTGTACTACATCTTCGGGAAAAAATACCTGCACCGCTATTCCACGCCGACCATATTCGTCTACGCCCTGCCCTTCGGCGCGCTGTTCCTGCTGCCCTTCGTGGACTTCGTTCCCAAGAGCCCCTCAACCTGGGCGCTGCTGTTCGCCATGGCCGCGGTCACGTCCTACGGCGCATTTTCCGTGTATTATGCGGGTCTCAAGCGGCTGGACGCCACCCATGCGGCGGTCATCGCCACCTTCGAGCCCGTGGTGGCGGCCGTGGCGGCCTTCACCCTGTTCGGCGAACATTTCGGAGTCTGGGGGTACGGCGGCAGCATGCTGGTCATCGCCGCAGTCTTCCTGGTAATCCTGGGCGGCAACCGTGCAACGCGAATCCAGAACGGTTTCTAGCATGTCAGAACTCAAGCAAGTCAAGGCCTCCGCCGGTTCCGGCAAGACATATCAGCTCACCCGCCGTTTCCTTTCCCTGCTGGACGGCTGCGGGCGGGACCAGCACCGCTTTGCCTGCGCGGGACGCGGTCCGGGCGGCTATTCCTGGCCCGAGATCCTGGCCGTGACCTTCACCAACAAGGCCGCCGCGGAAATGAAGGAACGCGTGGTCACGTCCCTGAAGGAAGGAGCTCTAAACAAGGGAGACCGGACCCGGGAAAAAGGGCACGATCCCCGGCGGGACGAACGCAACCTGCAATCCATCCTGCGCCGCTACCACAAGCTCAACATCCGGACCATCGACAGCCTGCTCAACCTGCTGTTGCGGCTCTTTGCCCTGGAGTTCGGCATCCGGCCCGATTTCGACATTTCCTTTGACGAGCAGGAACTTTTTGGAACCGCCTTCGAGCAGTTCATCGCCCTGTGCGAGGAAGGCGGCCCCGAGCACGACCTGCTGGCCGACGCCCTGGAAACCATGATCCTGGCCGAGTCCCGGCGAGGCTTCTGGCTCATGGAGCCCATGCGCGAACGGCTGCTGGAACTGGCCGTCTACCTGCGCGAGAACGCCGCGCCCGTGGTCACGGACCAGGACACCCTGCTGGAAAAGCTGACCCACGCCAACGCGGCCCTCAAGCGCCACGTGGCGGCCATGCAGGGCTACATCAAGCAGAACGCGCTTCCGGCCAGCGCCAATTTCACCAAATGCCTGGCCAAGCTCGACGGGCTGGCCCTGTTCGATCCGCCGGGCAAGGACTCGGCCATGCTGCTCAAGGAAAGCCTGTGCGACTGCATCAACAAGGCGGGCAAGGAAAGCGTGGGACCGGACGGGGAAACGCTTTACGAGGCGCTCAAGCGGGGCTGGCGGGAATACAAGCGGCAACAGGCCACCCTTGCCGGAGCTTACGGCCTGGCCCCGGTGGTGGAGATGGCCCGCATCATCCTGGCCATGCTCGACGACATTGAACGGCGCAGGGGCGTGGTCCTGGGCTCCACCCTGGCCGGCCACGTGAACCGGCTGCTGGAAAACCCGGTGGTGCCCGAGGCGTTCTGCCGCATGGGCTGCCGCCTGCACCACCTGCTCATCGACGAATTCCAGGACACCAGCCGCTCCCAGTGGCAGGCCCTCCAGCCCATCGGCGAGGAATGCCTGGCCAAGGGAGGCAGCCTCTTCTACGTGGGCGACGTGAAACAGGCCATCTACGGCTGGCGCGGCGGGGACGCAGACCTGTTCGACGAGATCCTCCACATCCCGGAACTTTCCGAAACCGCGCAGACCAAAACCGGCGAATCCCTGCCCGACAACTGGCGCAGCCACCGCCATGTGGTGGAGTTCAACAACCGTTTTTTCCAACGCTTCGAAGAGGACGAACCGCCCCTGGACCTGGGCAAGGAGCTGTTCAAATCCCCGCCCGATGGCTTCATCGACGATTTCGCCCGCCAGCTCCGCTCGGATTTCTCGGACTGCGCACAGGGGGTCGCCCCGGTCAACCGGAACACCGAGGGATACGTACGCTTCGAACAGATCGAGGGGGGCAGAAACGAGGAGATCGAGGAGGCAACCCTTTCCCGGCTTTCAAAGCTCATGGACGAGCTGCTCGCCCGCAGGGACTTCCGGGACATCGCCATCCTGGTGCGCAACAAGCACCATGGCTCCCTGGTCTGCGACCTGCTGGTGGAAAAGGGCGTCCCGGTCATCACCGAAAGCAGCCTGCGCCTGGACCGCCACCCCATTGTGCGCCAGATCACCGCCCTCCTCCGGTTCCTGGACTACCCGCGCGACGAACTGGCCCTGGCCGAATTCATCACCGGCCAGGAGATCTTTCTCGCGGAAACCGGCATTGGCGCGGAGGCGGTCTACGAATGGATCACACGGTCGCGCAAGCGCCCGTTCGGCGTCTGCTTCTCCGAGGACTTCGACGATGTCTGGACCCTGTACGTCAAGCCGTTCTTCAACAAGTCCGGGGTCATGACTCCCTATGACCTGGTGCAGGATATCGCCTCGGTCTTCCGCATCGAGGAGCGCCACCCGGACGCCCTGCTCTATCTGAAACGCTTTCTCGAGGTGGTGCACCTAGCCGAGGAAAAGGGCTACGGCTCCCTGTCCACCTTCCTGGATTTCTGGGCGCGCAATTCCGAGGAGGAAAAAGTGCCCCTGCCCGAAAATGTGGACGCGGTGCGCATCATGACCATCCACAAATCCAAAGGGCTGGAATTCCCGGTCGTGATCGTGCCCTTCCACCACTGGCAGGCCACGCCCAACAAGGACTACGCCGTTCGCACCGTGGACGGGCTGCGCGTGCTCGCCCCGCTCAAGGAATCCCTGGGCAAGCCCTATTACACGGAACTGGGCCGCGCCGTGCGCGAGCAGCTCAACCTGCTCTACGTGGCCTGGACCCGCGCCCGCGAGGAACTTTACGGGCTGTACCCGAAATCGGTCTCGGGCAGCGGCGCCTACCCCGCCCTGCGGGCCATGGAGCTCCTGCTGGAGGATACGGGCAGCGCCGTGAACGAATACGGAACCAGGCCGACCGGCACGCGCACCCTGCCCGAAGCAAGACAGGACACTCCCATGCCGGACCTGCCGCCGCGCACCGAACCGCCCGAGCTGCTTGCATGGCTGCCCAGAATGCGCGTCTACCGACACACCCTGGACGAATATTTCTACAACGAACGCATGCGCGGCGAGGTGGCCCACCGCTGCATGGAACACCTGGCCTTCACCGGCAACGACGCCGAAGACATCCGCCGCGCCAGAGAGCGCGCCCTGCGGGACTTCCCGGCCCTGTCCTCGCTCGAGGACAAGGACCGGGAGCAACTCCACGCCGACCTGCTCGCCATGCTGGAATGGGCCGCATCCGAGCCGCGCCTGCGCACCTGGTTGGGCGGAGGCAGAAGCGAACCCGAAATCATGGACACGGACGGCGCATTCCACCGCGTGGACCACCTCTACACCGACGACGGCGAAACCGTGGTGGTGGAATTCAAGACCGGCCGCAAATACGACGAGCACGAAAAACAGGTCAGAAGATACTTGAATCTCTTGAAAGACATGCCCGGCACACCCGACAGACTTCACGGCGTGGTGGTCTACCTCGACCTCCGGGAACTGCGGGAGGTGGCCCTGTGATCCCCATCCGCATCATTCCCTGGAACACGGATTTCATGCCCACCTTGGGCGACTGGCTGGCCGCTCGCGAAGACTTCGCGGAACTGACCGTCCTGTTCACCCACAACCGGCCGCGCCGCTACCTCAAGAAACATTTTGCACAGCACCCGGACCTGCCGCGCCCCTGTTTCCTGCCGCACATGACCTCCATCGCGGACTTCATCGGTTCGCTCCGGGCCGAGCTGGACGGGGAAACACCGGTGCAGGCCAAACGGCTGGACCTGGCCGAACTGCTGCACACCATCGTCGCCGCCCTGCGCCGGGAAGGCCGGGGTCTGCTGACTTCCCTGCCCGCCCTGGACCGCGAGTCCTTCCTGCCTTGGGGCATGGAACTGGCCGCGCTCATGGAGGAACTCCTGCGCCAGGATATGGAACCGCAGGACCTCATGTACATGGAAGGCGAGGTGGCCGACTATGCAGCGGCTCTGCTGGAACAACTGCGAACCATCTTCACGCACTACGTGGCCGCCCTGGATGAACGGGGCTGGACCACGCCGGGCCTGGACTGCCGCTTTGCCGCGCAAAACCTGGAGCGCATTGTGGAGCACTACCGGGGCAGGCCCATGGTGGCCGCGGGCTTCTACGCCCTGAGCGGCGCGGAAAACAAACTGCTGCACGCCCTGTGGCAGGCCGACGTGCTGGAAGTGCTCTGGCACTCGGACCCGGCCCTGGCACACGGCGAAAAACACCACTGGGCCGTTGCGGAGCATGTGACCTGGATGGAGGCCTGGAAGACCCGCCCCCTGCTCCTGGACGACCTTGAGATTCGCGATTCGCGACCTGCGATCCGCTTTTGCGAGGGATTCGACCGCCATTCCCAGCTGGCCGCCCTGCAGGAGGAGCTGCAGGCAGCCGAAGACCATCCGAACACGGCCATCGTCCTGCCCGATACCGGGGCGCTCCTGCCCGTGCTGCATCACCTGCCCGACGCCCCCGTGAACATCTCCATGGGATATCCCCTGGAGCGCTCC of Salidesulfovibrio onnuriiensis contains these proteins:
- a CDS encoding glycerate kinase type-2 family protein produces the protein MREHLEAIFAAGLDRVNPYKMITRHVNVQNGQLIVAMENYERSVNLDDYNRILVLGAGKASAPMAKAFEEILGDRIEKGLVCVKYGHTEPLERVEVVEAGHPIPDENGVHAAKRIADLASEADAETLVINCISGGGSALLPSPMDERVSGGLASLSLVDKQRVTEALLRCGADITEINCVRKHISGMKGGRLLQLMHPARSLNFILSDVIGDDLGSIASGVTSHDETTFSDALAIIDRYELRGDIPANVLTILELGAQGRIPETPGAGDPALATADNILIGTNRQALLAAAARARELGYQVQALTAQLGGEARHVAKVLADIAKDATSCDMFLKKPVCLITGGESVVTLQGNGRGGRNQEMALAFLHELSRWRHGRDQVHFLAASTDGNDGPTDAAGAFADERALLSYHELQGETIHESLKNNDSYNFFERIGALFKTGPTNTNVCDLQMVLIV
- a CDS encoding RluA family pseudouridine synthase; the protein is MAMIRAMDESAARIPSEQDGARLDKALETLLPQAGLRQRRRMCDEGLVHVDGAPRRSSYRVSAGQLLEVLPPDTEEGRDEPPEVRVLKEDGGFAAVYKPEGVHSAAIAGRDNLSVESLLPRLFPEREAVLLNRLDNPTSGIVLVALDSGAVDRYRRCEESGMITKEYYARVHGRLMHSVTVKNRLDMAGRKKTRVLDEDDPDARRWTEVEPIEFGMESDTTLVRCVIRKGARHQIRAHLASLGHPILGDALYGSHADARLHLHHQRIAFDSFEAESPAPF
- a CDS encoding DMT family transporter produces the protein MDIRGIFLVLSAAVMWGLIGVFTKFILAENVTALEIAFWRAMFAWVLFLAHAKYMKAIKVQRSDLPVLLSFGLVCVTAFYASYQLAIRDVGVALAAVLLYTAPAWVAFLSWLVLREAMNAAKIACVCMTVAGVACISLGPSLFSGNHIDFSMFGFAMGLVSGLTYALYYIFGKKYLHRYSTPTIFVYALPFGALFLLPFVDFVPKSPSTWALLFAMAAVTSYGAFSVYYAGLKRLDATHAAVIATFEPVVAAVAAFTLFGEHFGVWGYGGSMLVIAAVFLVILGGNRATRIQNGF
- a CDS encoding ornithine cyclodeaminase family protein, with product MSFDVLWISRDEIESLNISMNDVMKAVERGFTALGDKQVEMPAKIGVHPREDCFIHAMPCHVGGAVDRCGVKCVSGYPPNTPKGLPYISGIMLLADPETGLPQAVMDAGWITAWRTGAASGVYAKHFGSPDTRTVAIIGAGVQGRVNLLAMREVFPQLRQVNIFDISEAQLGNFLFEMQPELPGAGFRVCQDIPTAVADADVIITCTPIVESPKRFITRDMIKPEALCISVDYCSAFSEDIMRGAVFVCDNRNQYVWTQEQGTYFQNGYPRAGDIHADMGEICADHKQGVRQGLRGAVLMGIASHDVMTASLIYDLATDRGLGTTVKL
- a CDS encoding UvrD-helicase domain-containing protein, with translation MSELKQVKASAGSGKTYQLTRRFLSLLDGCGRDQHRFACAGRGPGGYSWPEILAVTFTNKAAAEMKERVVTSLKEGALNKGDRTREKGHDPRRDERNLQSILRRYHKLNIRTIDSLLNLLLRLFALEFGIRPDFDISFDEQELFGTAFEQFIALCEEGGPEHDLLADALETMILAESRRGFWLMEPMRERLLELAVYLRENAAPVVTDQDTLLEKLTHANAALKRHVAAMQGYIKQNALPASANFTKCLAKLDGLALFDPPGKDSAMLLKESLCDCINKAGKESVGPDGETLYEALKRGWREYKRQQATLAGAYGLAPVVEMARIILAMLDDIERRRGVVLGSTLAGHVNRLLENPVVPEAFCRMGCRLHHLLIDEFQDTSRSQWQALQPIGEECLAKGGSLFYVGDVKQAIYGWRGGDADLFDEILHIPELSETAQTKTGESLPDNWRSHRHVVEFNNRFFQRFEEDEPPLDLGKELFKSPPDGFIDDFARQLRSDFSDCAQGVAPVNRNTEGYVRFEQIEGGRNEEIEEATLSRLSKLMDELLARRDFRDIAILVRNKHHGSLVCDLLVEKGVPVITESSLRLDRHPIVRQITALLRFLDYPRDELALAEFITGQEIFLAETGIGAEAVYEWITRSRKRPFGVCFSEDFDDVWTLYVKPFFNKSGVMTPYDLVQDIASVFRIEERHPDALLYLKRFLEVVHLAEEKGYGSLSTFLDFWARNSEEEKVPLPENVDAVRIMTIHKSKGLEFPVVIVPFHHWQATPNKDYAVRTVDGLRVLAPLKESLGKPYYTELGRAVREQLNLLYVAWTRAREELYGLYPKSVSGSGAYPALRAMELLLEDTGSAVNEYGTRPTGTRTLPEARQDTPMPDLPPRTEPPELLAWLPRMRVYRHTLDEYFYNERMRGEVAHRCMEHLAFTGNDAEDIRRARERALRDFPALSSLEDKDREQLHADLLAMLEWAASEPRLRTWLGGGRSEPEIMDTDGAFHRVDHLYTDDGETVVVEFKTGRKYDEHEKQVRRYLNLLKDMPGTPDRLHGVVVYLDLRELREVAL
- a CDS encoding tetratricopeptide repeat protein is translated as MITRIRLKIMERLAFNAFALSKFETALKHFESILRLDGQRKGIRLNMGLSQLSLRRFNEAVDSFREERERHGDSPALRKGMAEAFYRMGDRLSALEAYELAASRESSDKDSRFFAMRISICAAPELFQQAMQARSLMKEGDKLMLQKRFEDAEGIFKQVHDLDATHFQALNNIGAIQVSRKDYDNAKKNFLKADELVDLPVIKQNLVYLKHVRNQEKH